Genomic segment of Bos taurus isolate L1 Dominette 01449 registration number 42190680 breed Hereford chromosome X, ARS-UCD2.0, whole genome shotgun sequence:
GTTAGCTCTCGCGTTTCGATTCGCTACGCTAACGCTGGGAGGCGGGCTTACGTCAGGGTCACGCTCTCCCATTGGCTGCTGGTGCGGGCGGAGGTTTGGAGTGAGGGTAGCACGTTGCGATGGAGGCTGATCGTGAGATGGAGGCTGATCATGAGATGGAGGATGATCTTCAGTGCGGCGGCACAAGGCCTGAGCTCGATGTTGAGCCCGTTGAGCCCGATGTTGAGCCCGTTGAGCCCGATGTTGAGCCCGATGTTGAGCCCGATGTCCGGTCGGAATCCGAGATTGAGCCAGGTCTGGGTCCCCGGGGAATGGATCTTGTGTGGAGTGCGTGGTGCGGGAAGTGCGTCAAAGAGAAAGGGTCGTCGCCACTCTGGGCCCAGCGCATCGTGGTCGCCTGGCTCAGCAGGGCCGAGTGGGATCAGGTGATGGTGTATCTGTTCAGTGACGACTATAAATTGCAGCGGTACGCGCTGAACCGCATCACGGTGTGGAGGAGCAGGTAAGGCGGTTGGGTTAGCCCTCCTGCCTGCGTGCTGTTGGCACTTCACTTCTTCCTCTATAGGATTTCTTAAGGCCTTACTATCTAGTCTTCTCCTAAATGCTTAATGGTTCTCCCACGCGTGGTTTGGGCATTGCTTGTCTCAGTGTGCCTGGGGGAAAGTCGCAGCAAAGCTCTTGCACTAATCCCATTTGCGGAAAGAAACGGGTGTGCCTCAACAGCCTTTTTGTCAAATCTGTGAGCTTTAACCCTTACCTTCTCTTAccttggggagggggtgggtacTGAAGGAACTGCTGTGGCTGAGCCAGGCAGGGCTTAAGGAGTAGCACTCTAGAGTGGATTTCTATTCAAATTAGAAAGGGTGGTGGgagcttgcctgaaaaatccatgtTTGTTTGAATGGGGCGCTTTAGTCTAGTTGGTAAGATTGAGTTGGGAGCAGACAAGGGACTGGTGTCTCCAAgaataaggtttttttttctagCTGAATGAGTTGAGGGTGAAAGGGGTGTGTTCACACTTAACTGTTGGTTGGTTGTGTAGCAGTTAGGCATCCTGTATACTGTTCGATCCCAGGGACATTACCTACCCACCCCCATCTTCCCAGCTTCTTGATTTGTGTCTGTTAACACACTCTTTAGCCAGTATATAATTGGAATAACCTACAGAAAGCTAGATTCTGAGGTGGAGGGTGGGCCAGTGTAAAGGACCTTTATGATGGTGCTGGACTGTGGCCCTTTAGGTTAGGCAACGAACTCCCCCTGGCAGTGGCTTCTACTGCTGACCTGGTACGCTGTAAGCTCATGGATGTAACTGGTGGCTTGGGCACTGATGAACTTAGACTGCTCTATGGCATGGCATTGGTCAGGTAAGACCTACATGGGtaggggtgtgtggggggtggttTTGAGGGTGGGGGGCATGGGGCTTGCACGATAAGCCGAGTTTGGCTTTGGGTGCTCCCTGAAGCAAAATGCCTTGTGTGTCCTTGTGTATGGGTCACCCTGTGATTGCTTAACTTGACAGCTGTTGGTAACCCCCTGTTAACAcacattcctctttttttcctgagAGCCTTCTCTCCTCCgtttttcttcccctctctttGGAATATAGGGTGAGGGTGATTTAGACCAAATGGTCTCTTTGGGTCTCTTCCAGCCTTTACAGTTCgatttattttctcccttttactCTTTTACCTAGAGGAACCTTTCTGAATGCTTCGATGTTCTTGACCATGATTTAATGTGGTTTTTCTAATCCTACCCTTGTCTACACCTTTATCCCATTCTCTTCACGAACACTGAAAGTTTGCTGAGTTGTGGAAACCGAGATGTGGGCCAGGAGTTCCTGACTTACAGAGTGGCTCAGAGTGGGTCTTGCTGTCTCATGTACATCAAGAAAAAGGTTGCCTCTGAGTTTTCCATCTGTCAAAGTTTTTGCTTAGCTCATACTGTTTCCCTTGTTTGCCTTAAGGTCCTCCTTAGCTCTTCTTACCTTATCCATTGTTTAACTGTGCTCCCCATATCATTTGATGTAGTCATTTGTTCTAGCATTTATAACATACTATGTCCTAGCATAATATGTTATATTATGTCATGGTTATTTATCCTAGACTGAACTCTTGAAGGCCAGAGCATCTGTATGGCTGCAGTATAGGGCAGACTCTCAGTAATGTTGGACTGGATGGAACCATTCCTGCTCTGGCTGACACCAACCATAAGAACAGGACAGAACAGTCATTGGAAAGGTTGTGGAAATGCAAGGTGTCAGTAACTCAGCAAGGTGTTTTGAAGCCCCGCTGGTTTGAATAAAGCAGTTACTTGGGCTCTGCCACTtatttctcccccaaactcaGGTTTGTGAACCTTATCTCGGAGAGGAAGACAAAGTTTGCCAAGCTCCCTCTCAAATTCCTGGCTCAGGAGGTGTGTATGATAAAGTGGCCTTGCTCAATTCTCTCTCCTCAGAAGGGCTCACTAAATGGGGCATTTAGTGGGTACAGTCAGACTAGTTTATCCCACCACTGTCAGCCAAGCCCAGCAAGAACCTCAGAGCCTCAGCTTTTAGCTTGAAAGAAGCAGACTTGCTTCCTTGCTCATGGCTGCTGTCTTCAGTGGGCTTGGCCTGCCCAGCTTGCTGGGAATGGCCCAGGTGAAGCTGAGGCACCCCAGTGCACCACTGGGTGGGGACAGGAAAGAGGTGGCAGTTTAAGTGTCTGCCCTCTGGCTGTTGACAGTCTGAGGGAGGAAACAAAGCCAGCCAAGCAGCATGAAAATGTAAGACATTTCTGCTTTGAGTGAGTATATGAGGTGTGTAGAGGCCCAGATGGCAGACAGGTTCTCAGCCATCAAGAgaagcttcctggaggaagtctggaagggaaggaggaaggaagggagaaaaagaagggtAGAGGGTACCCTGGGAGAGGAACTGGTACAGGCAGGGTAAAAGGAGGCTGAAGAAGGGGATTATTAATGCTCATTCACAGGAGTTGTCTTCATTGGAGGAGGGTAGTTGGTGGTTGGGGGAGGCAAGTATCTTCTGATTTTCAGGATCACCTCCACAGAGCCTAAAGAGaatcaggagacctggtttctaaTTTTGGCTTTGCCACTAAGACCAGAACCTCCTCTTAGGACCTCCgtttctctatctgtaaaatggggagaagcCAGGCTAATTCATCTCTGTGGCCCTTTCtgctttaatattttctaatttctgcgCGCACACCCTCCTCCACAATCAGGTGAACATTCCGGATTGGATTGTTGAACTTCGCCATGAGTTAACCCACAAGAAAATGCCCCATATAAATGACTGCCGTAGGGGTGAGTCCCCAGGGAGTATACACATCACAGTTAAGCCCAGAAGCCTGGGCTGGGTGGcactgtggggagagagagagggaggagggtctTCACCTGGGGTCAGAGTTGAGACTAGGGTGAGGCAAGTGAAGCATTCACCTTGGACACAAACTTGAAGGGGATGTCAAAAGCTCAGTAATCaagataaataacattttaatatagAAAAACTTACGATGATCAAAATACCAAACATTTTGAATAAAGATAGGATTAATAATACtgatttctccttttgctttagGCTCCAATATAGTGTGGCAGGGCACTCTTCTGATCCTGTTTTGTTGTCTCAATTACTTAGTTTTTTGGCATCCCCTTAAATTTTGTGCCTGAGGAGGGGAATGGGGAGTGGGTTGAGAGGTGTGAACCATCACATATCATGAGTTCAGGAGTTCTTTGGACACCCCGTTCCAACTAAGAACCCCTGATTCAGCCTAACCCCTTCATGTTGGGGAAGCAGATCTAGAAAAGGGAAGAGACCTGATTGGCTAAGGCTATGTAACTAGCTAGTGGGGCTGAGTCTCTATTCTTCCACTTGCTAGCCCCATTCCGTTTTTGGCGTCCCATCTTCAAGTCTGGTATTAGTTTTTTTCTAGGAAATGTGCTGATGAGTGGGAGGAAGCAAACAACAGGGGATAACCCAGAGCAAGAGGGGCTGTTTCTGGATTGTGAGATTTGTGTCTTCTTGGAGCCAAGCCTCTTTCCCTGGGGCTTTCCCATAATGTTTGCAAGATGAGACTGGGGGCCTGCTGAGGAGCTGCTTGCCTGTGACTGTTACTATAACACtgctttccttcctcccctcttttAGGCTGTTATTTTGTCCTGGATTGGCTCCAGAACACCTATTGGTGCCGCCAAATGGAGAACAGCCTGAGAGAGACCTGGGAgttggaggaggagagggaagagacaGATGAAGCAGACCAAGAGGAAGATAAGAAAATTGTTGTTGATGACATCACAGAACAGAATCCAGAGCCTAAGGATGAGGAGAAAGGTGTAGAGCTGAATGTCAAGACTGATGGAGACCGTGAAAGCAACAAAGACGGCAAAGAGGTTGATCCGCTTTTACAAAAGGCTCTGAGACATAAACAGTTGTATGGTAGGTGTCTGGTGCAGAAAGGGGCTCGTGAGAAGACTCAGGCTTATGATTGACTCTGGTTATTTCACTGGCTCAGTATTTCCTGTGGGGTTGTGTTGAGgcttagcttaaaaaaaaattactgtcaaAAAGCATCTTCGTTGAGTCCTGTGAAGCAAGAGAGCCAAGAATTCTAGTTCCCATTTTACAATTCAGGAAATGAGGTGAGGGGGCTCAAAATTCCATAGGAGTAGGACACATGGTTGGCTGCTCTATCTGTTCCCCTATTCTATTTTCAGAAAGAGCCCGAGAACTGCTGGTATCCTATGAAGAGGAACAGTTTAAGGTAAGAATGTTCCCTTGACTTGGCCTGTTTTCATGTGCCTTGGCCATTTCTTCCCTCTTGCCAGCTAACTGAGAGAaatcctgagaaggaaatggaaagaaaagtggCAAAGTTTGAGGGAACTTCTTAGAAATGAGGAGGAGGGGAGTAGGAACCAGACAAGAGGAGCAGAGTCCTGTTGGCTGATCTTCCACATCAATGGAAGGGAGCAGATGATGGAAGTTTGTGGATAATTGGCCCCACTGGGTGGTAGGGAACAACCGGATGTAAGTGGTTGCACAGACCTACTATATTGCAGCTGATCAGCAAATGGCGTCCAGGAGCCTTCCTAGATCAGGTGAGCTTATGGGGTGCTATTTTAGCAGGAAGGGAGGTAGCTTACAAACCATTCAGCTCAACCCTTCcttttcacagataaagaaattgaagcCATGGATGAGTGAAgggactggcccaaggtcacatatgCAGTTAGTGATAAAACCAGGAcaagaacctgggtctcctgattcACCTTCTTCCATAACTCATTGCTTCCTATCACCCCTTAATCCAAGGGTCTCTGCCCAACTCCAACCAAATGCCCCCACTGGATATCTGTGTATTGGATTATCTCGTTATTGGGAGCTGCAGGGAATttggggggtgggaagggaggaaaaggaaaaagacaaaatctGGAGCTTGAGGGTCAGGATATTTTTAGTTGCAGAGTCAATAGGGACATTGTGAGCTCACCTCTGCATACCCTGCCATATCCCCCTGAAGGGAAGTGCTGAGAGGTCCTATGAGAAGGAATCctggagggatgggggagggttACTTTGCTGAACTAGCCTTCTGATGGGACCCTCTTTGCTGGCAGGTGCTGGAGAAATATAGGCATTTACCTCAGGCCATTAAAGCGTGGAATAACCTGTCCCCACCTGTAGAATGCATCCTGGCAGAGCTCAAGGGCATTACACTCGAGAACAGGTGTGTAACTAGGTAATCAGGGGCTGCTACTCTTCTAGGGTAGAGCGTAGCAGCCTCCCTGAAATTGGTTTTCATATCCCAGCTTGCCAGTTTCTGCTGTAGGAAATTCCAGGGATAATCCTGATCCCCCACGGATGACCCTGTATTTCGCATGATCCACTTTTGTAAGCCCTCCAAGCTATCAGTTGTGGTTTGCCTAATCTGAGTCACTGAAATGGCTACAGGCAGTAATGTTTACTGTCATGCATCCCCTGGCCGGCTTTGTTTCTCTGTGTCCAATGGTACATGAAACTCTTGGCAACTGGGAAGAGCCCTGaatcttttgctttttcactACCTGTCTCTTACCTGAGTTTGAGATAAAAGATATATGGTAGGCACTGCTGGCCTCTTAAACCACTGTGAGAGGGTATCGGCATCCCCTGGATAGTTGTGGTTGAGGGGACAGAGTGGGGGCCTTCCCAAGGCCTGGATTCTTGAAAGACTAAGTTCCCACTGACCCACCCATTATGACCATGAGCCTTattccctcccccgccccaaagTAGTACTCAGTTCAACCAGAGCAGACAGTGTCTATCCATTCCTCTCCTCCCTGGCTCTTGGGGCTTGCTACCTAAATTCAGCTGGAAAGGGCTTCGGGAAGAGGTTGGAAAGAATTTGGGATGAAACTGACAGTATAGGAAGGTGGTGTAGGTGACAGTGTGCGCCTGGGTAGCAGGCAGTACCTGCAGCGCAGATTAGGATGATCTAATGTTAGATTAGATCTAATGTTAGATTAGGATGTTCCTGATGTCTTTATTCCTAGGACACTAATAGTTCAGATGGTGTTTTTAATCAGTGTCTACCCAGCCTAGGCTTCTTAGCTGTACCCGTCAGGAAAGAGGTGAGTGGTGACTACCTTAGTAGCTGGGAAAACTATCATTGTATTATACAGTAGTGTCTGCCTGATCCTGCTGAGCAGGCAACTGGTTGACTGTTTTAAGTGCTATTCCTGGATATTGACCTGAGGAGACAGGAGATGGATAGGACAACTCTTTCCTCCTTGAGCCTGAGCATGACAACCCTCCAGACGTTGAGACACCTTGAGATCTCTTGTTCCGCCTTGGCCCAGTCAGCTAGGAGAGACTCCCTTAGGGAACTTCTAGCTTCAGAGGAGACAGCTGACAGTGATTTTGGTTTGAGCTAGATGGGAATGAGAGATTACCCCTATTGCTTAGGCTTCAACCTCTGTAATCTTGGTTCTGGGTTCTTGCAGTCCATAGGAATGAGAATAATATTTGGTGCAGCAATTGAGTCCCCAAAGTTTCTGCTTCTAAGATTTGAATGAAGGCAaccagggagaaagggaagggtaGGAGACTGGACAACTGTCAAGAGAAAAGACTGAGCAGGACCTTGACCCTATGACCACAGGCATTTAACTCCTTTGTGGGCCTGGGACTTTCCTTCATCTGGGCTTTTGGGCTTGTTCAGCTACTGCTGCCTTTGTTATGGGCCTTAGATTAGTATGTGCTTGGTAGATGCTTGTTCAAAACCCACTGAACCCAATTTCTGGCTGAGCCCTTGACCCAGGAGGCAGGGGCCTGAAAGCCAACTGTCAGctgccttcctttttttcccatgcTGGTTTGGGCTTTGAGTCAGAGGCATTGGCAGCCTTGGGAGTGGGTAGGGGAGTAGAAGGGGGTCTTCTGCCTGCTTCAGTTTACTTAATTAGTGTCCTCTTGCTCCAGGGAGGCTGTGCTAGATGCTTTTCTGGATGACGGCTTTCTCATCCCCACGTTTGAACAGTTGGCAGCTTTGCAGATAGAGTATGAAGGTAGGGTCCTGGAGACTCACTACAGCCTTAGGGTATGGGTATCCTGGATAAGAACACCAGGGGTGGGCTGGGTGGCCCTGGACGGGGGGGTAAGGGCTGTTTCCTGCCATTCCATAGCTACTGGAAGCCCTTCCTGGTGGAGCAGAATGTAGCCCCACTGAAAAGTAGTTGTTGGTTTGGGCTATTCTTAGGTGGCCTGGAattgggtggggtgggatggggtggattGGGATTGGGGTGGGGGTCTTAATGCCATTATTTTGCCATATTAATTGTGATTTAGCCACTTGCTAGAGAGCTAGAACAACAGAACTGGAAGGGCCTTGTAAGGTCATGTAGTGCAACATCCTCATGTTACAGATGGGcagactgaggtccagagaggggaAGGTACtgacccaaagtcacacagtgagTTATTGACAAAGCTGAAGCTAGAACCAGAGCTCTCTTTCTTTTGTACTCTGTATTCAGTCAGTTGTTTGCCAGATACTAACTGGTTTCTCTCCCTGCTGTTCTGCTCTCATGTTTCTTTTTGTTCTGTGGTGGCAACTCTGTTATTATTGGGGGGGccccctcttcttcttcctctcccttctcgattttttcctttccttctctctctccctcttctctcctcctacttcttccctccgttcttccctctccctccctgcttccccttTTCCTGTCAATGGATGTTTCTCACAAACCAGAAAACGTGGACTTGGATGACGTCTTGGTGCCAAAGCCGTTCTCTCAATTCTGGCAGCCCCTGCTTAGGGGCCTGCACTCCCAGACCTTCACGCAGGCCCTGTTGGAGAGGATGCTGTCTGAGCTGCCAGCCTTGGGGAACACTGGGATCCGGCCGACCTACATCCTCAGATGGACCACTGAACTGATTGTGGCTAACACCAAGACTGGTGAGGAAGACTAGTCCTAGCCCCAGGGCTTAAAGCAGCCCAGGCAAGAGCATCTGCTACTGTCCTCATACTGAATAGCACCAGGCAGATACATCCCGTGTTAAAGGCTAAACCTTTAAGGTCGGCCTAGGAGGGCCCTGCGACAGCAGTGGACAAATTCCCTTCACCTTTTTCTTCTCAGAGCCAAGTAAACTGGGCTGGGGCCAAGGGTTCTGAATGCTTTGAGCAATGGGGAGGTTTAGAATGAGGAGTTGAAGTCTGGGGGGACAGGGAGGGACAGCTAAACTTTTTAGATGCAAGATTGGGTGGGtggctttctctttccttcttctcaggccttgtcttctttctcaggacGGAACGCCCGCCGGTTTTCTGCCAGCCAGTGGGAAGCGAGAAAGAACTGGAGGCTCTTCAACTGCTCTGCCTCCCTTGACTGGCCCCAGGTGGTTGAGTCCTGT
This window contains:
- the LAS1L gene encoding ribosomal biogenesis protein LAS1L isoform X2 — translated: MEADREMEADHEMEDDLQCGGTRPELDVEPVEPDVEPVEPDVEPDVEPDVRSESEIEPGLGPRGMDLVWSAWCGKCVKEKGSSPLWAQRIVVAWLSRAEWDQVMVYLFSDDYKLQRYALNRITVWRSRLGNELPLAVASTADLVRCKLMDVTGGLGTDELRLLYGMALVRFVNLISERKTKFAKLPLKFLAQEVNIPDWIVELRHELTHKKMPHINDCRRGCYFVLDWLQNTYWCRQMENSLRETWELEEEREETDEADQEEDKKIVVDDITEQNPEPKDEEKGVELNVKTDGDRESNKDGKEVDPLLQKALRHKQLYERARELLVSYEEEQFKVLEKYRHLPQAIKAWNNLSPPVECILAELKGITLENREAVLDAFLDDGFLIPTFEQLAALQIEYEDGQTEVQRGEGTDPKSHKNVDLDDVLVPKPFSQFWQPLLRGLHSQTFTQALLERMLSELPALGNTGIRPTYILRWTTELIVANTKTGRNARRFSASQWEARKNWRLFNCSASLDWPQVVESCLGSPCWASPQLLQLIFKAMGQFLPDEEQEKLLRICSIYTQSGENLVQEGSEASPIGKSPYTVDNLYLILKPAGSSSGAEGEAQKQEEQGNLNDVKEDEKENKEAVEDQVEENEEEEENDHQKWEEEEEDDGHDDNDNDDEDEEDRMEVGPFSTEEESPTAENARLLAQKRGALQDSAWQVSSGRMPGQTEDPAELMLENYDTMYLLDQPVLEQRLEPPACKIGTLGLSCSSGSNDSGNLDQLLWSQEELHMLKTSVQLF
- the LAS1L gene encoding ribosomal biogenesis protein LAS1L isoform X1 gives rise to the protein MEADREMEADHEMEDDLQCGGTRPELDVEPVEPDVEPVEPDVEPDVEPDVRSESEIEPGLGPRGMDLVWSAWCGKCVKEKGSSPLWAQRIVVAWLSRAEWDQVMVYLFSDDYKLQRYALNRITVWRSRLGNELPLAVASTADLVRCKLMDVTGGLGTDELRLLYGMALVRFVNLISERKTKFAKLPLKFLAQEVNIPDWIVELRHELTHKKMPHINDCRRGCYFVLDWLQNTYWCRQMENSLRETWELEEEREETDEADQEEDKKIVVDDITEQNPEPKDEEKGVELNVKTDGDRESNKDGKEVDPLLQKALRHKQLYERARELLVSYEEEQFKVLEKYRHLPQAIKAWNNLSPPVECILAELKGITLENREAVLDAFLDDGFLIPTFEQLAALQIEYEDGQTEVQRGEGTDPKSHKNVDLDDVLVPKPFSQFWQPLLRGLHSQTFTQALLERMLSELPALGNTGIRPTYILRWTTELIVANTKTGRNARRFSASQWEARKNWRLFNCSASLDWPQVVESCLGSPCWASPQLLQLIFKAMGQFLPDEEQEKLLRICSIYTQSGENLVQEGSEASPIGKSPYTVDNLYLILKPAGSSSGAEGEAQKQEEQGNLNDVKEDEKENKEAVEDQVEENEEEEENDHQKWEEEEEDDGHDDNDNDDEDEEDRMEVGPFSTEEESPTAENARLLAQKRGALQDSAWQVSSEDVRWDTFPLGRMPGQTEDPAELMLENYDTMYLLDQPVLEQRLEPPACKIGTLGLSCSSGSNDSGNLDQLLWSQEELHMLKTSVQLF
- the LAS1L gene encoding ribosomal biogenesis protein LAS1L isoform X3, coding for MEADREMEADHEMEDDLQCGGTRPELDVEPVEPDVEPVEPDVEPDVEPDVRSESEIEPGLGPRGMDLVWSAWCGKCVKEKGSSPLWAQRIVVAWLSRAEWDQVMVYLFSDDYKLQRYALNRITVWRSRLGNELPLAVASTADLVRCKLMDVTGGLGTDELRLLYGMALVRFVNLISERKTKFAKLPLKFLAQEVNIPDWIVELRHELTHKKMPHINDCRRGCYFVLDWLQNTYWCRQMENSLRETWELEEEREETDEADQEEDKKIVVDDITEQNPEPKDEEKGVELNVKTDGDRESNKDGKEVDPLLQKALRHKQLYERARELLVSYEEEQFKVLEKYRHLPQAIKAWNNLSPPVECILAELKGITLENREAVLDAFLDDGFLIPTFEQLAALQIEYEENVDLDDVLVPKPFSQFWQPLLRGLHSQTFTQALLERMLSELPALGNTGIRPTYILRWTTELIVANTKTGRNARRFSASQWEARKNWRLFNCSASLDWPQVVESCLGSPCWASPQLLQLIFKAMGQFLPDEEQEKLLRICSIYTQSGENLVQEGSEASPIGKSPYTVDNLYLILKPAGSSSGAEGEAQKQEEQGNLNDVKEDEKENKEAVEDQVEENEEEEENDHQKWEEEEEDDGHDDNDNDDEDEEDRMEVGPFSTEEESPTAENARLLAQKRGALQDSAWQVSSGRMPGQTEDPAELMLENYDTMYLLDQPVLEQRLEPPACKIGTLGLSCSSGSNDSGNLDQLLWSQEELHMLKTSVQLF
- the LAS1L gene encoding ribosomal biogenesis protein LAS1L isoform X5; this translates as MEADREMEADHEMEDDLQCGGTRPELDVEPVEPDVEPVEPDVEPDVEPDVRSESEIEPGLGPRGMDLVWSAWCGKCVKEKGSSPLWAQRIVVAWLSRAEWDQVMVYLFSDDYKLQRYALNRITVWRSRLGNELPLAVASTADLVRCKLMDVTGGLGTDELRLLYGMALVRFVNLISERKTKFAKLPLKFLAQEVNIPDWIVELRHELTHKKMPHINDCRRGCYFVLDWLQNTYWCRQMENSLRETWELEEEREETDEADQEEDKKIVVDDITEQNPEPKDEEKGVELNVKTDGDRESNKDGKEVDPLLQKALRHKQLYERARELLVSYEEEQFKVLEKYRHLPQAIKAWNNLSPPVECILAELKGITLENREAVLDAFLDDGFLIPTFEQLAALQIEYEDGQTEVQRGEGTDPKSHKNVDLDDVLVPKPFSQFWQPLLRGLHSQTFTQALLERMLSELPALGNTGIRPTYILRWTTELIVANTKTGRNARRFSASQWEARKNWRLFNCSASLDWPQVVESCLGSPCWASPQLLQLACRVEAAGLGEVWTTEISKPKHTRGMRHMPAVIAAHLGRISCTQILPFLDNQ
- the LAS1L gene encoding ribosomal biogenesis protein LAS1L, which produces MEADREMEADHEMEDDLQCGGTRPELDVEPVEPDVEPVEPDVEPDVEPDVRSESEIEPGLGPRGMDLVWSAWCGKCVKEKGSSPLWAQRIVVAWLSRAEWDQVMVYLFSDDYKLQRYALNRITVWRSRLGNELPLAVASTADLVRCKLMDVTGGLGTDELRLLYGMALVRFVNLISERKTKFAKLPLKFLAQEVNIPDWIVELRHELTHKKMPHINDCRRGCYFVLDWLQNTYWCRQMENSLRETWELEEEREETDEADQEEDKKIVVDDITEQNPEPKDEEKGVELNVKTDGDRESNKDGKEVDPLLQKALRHKQLYERARELLVSYEEEQFKVLEKYRHLPQAIKAWNNLSPPVECILAELKGITLENREAVLDAFLDDGFLIPTFEQLAALQIEYEENVDLDDVLVPKPFSQFWQPLLRGLHSQTFTQALLERMLSELPALGNTGIRPTYILRWTTELIVANTKTGRNARRFSASQWEARKNWRLFNCSASLDWPQVVESCLGSPCWASPQLLQLIFKAMGQFLPDEEQEKLLRICSIYTQSGENLVQEGSEASPIGKSPYTVDNLYLILKPAGSSSGAEGEAQKQEEQGNLNDVKEDEKENKEAVEDQVEENEEEEENDHQKWEEEEEDDGHDDNDNDDEDEEDRMEVGPFSTEEESPTAENARLLAQKRGALQDSAWQVSSEDVRWDTFPLGRMPGQTEDPAELMLENYDTMYLLDQPVLEQRLEPPACKIGTLGLSCSSGSNDSGNLDQLLWSQEELHMLKTSVQLF